The Halichoerus grypus chromosome 14, mHalGry1.hap1.1, whole genome shotgun sequence genomic interval ATGACAGGGCCCGACTCATCCTCCGGACGGGGTGACTGTGTCTGAAAACCACAACCCCGGCCCCCACGACCTCCTGCCCAGGTGCGGCCGGCTGCTCCCACTTGCTGgatggaaggcaggcagggctgCTTCCGCGCCCAGGCTCGCGGCTCATCCCCCCGCTGAGCTCCTGTGCACCCTTCAAGACCCAACCCGCCTCAGCTCATCCGAGCTCACTGCCCGGCGGGGGCGGCACCCCGCATCTGCGCTCCACGGCTCCGTGCGCATCCTGTCACCGCGCTCAGGACCCCGCGCGGGGAGCCCCTTCCTGGGCTCGACCCGACGCACACGCCCACACCCGCCTCGAGTCCTCTCTGGTCCCCGGCATCGGGCTGCGGCCGCCTGACACACGTGCTGAGCTGCTGGACCAGGGGCCAACGACGGGAAGACCACCACGCCGTCCACAGGCAGGCAGGGGCCCGCACGCACCTCACTGCCCAGGACACACGCGCGGGGCCGGCAAGGACTCGGGGAACGCCGCGCATCATCAGTACAGAAATCAAATCCACGGCGAGGCACCCTGAAGCGCCCGACGTGACGGCCCTCTCCGAAGGCTGACCGACTGACCACGCGCCGGCCGCCGTGGAAGAGCCAGAGCCCCGAGCGTGGCGGGACCCTGCTGGTGGGAGCACCCTCTCACGACCCCCACGGCGCCGGCCGCGGGAACAGACGCGTGGACACGGGCCGCGGCACAGACGAATGCCGTGGGCGCCTCCCACGTGGAAGAAAACCTCACCTGCAGCGAACGAACCGGACGCGGGCGGCCCGAGCTGCACGACCCCACCACGCGGGCCGCTCAGAACGGAGAAAGCCCCCCAGCCCGCGGGCCCACACTCGCCGGGAGGGAGCGTCAGGGGCGCGGCTACTGCCGAAGGGGACGCCGTCGTGCTGGCGACAGAGCGCGCCAACGACCACAGCCGGGGAACGCGGTGCCAGGTACACGCGAGGAGCCACGATTTCACTTGAATCACGACTCCGTGCTTCTCAAAGAGAGGGGAACGGCTACCACGCTGTGCCGAGTCCAGACGCTCCCCCTCCAGGACCGCGGCACGGCCGAACGGGGCCGAGGACGCACCGATGAGAACGGCCAACCACGGGCGGTCGAGTGAGAAAAACCGCTGCGCGCGGCTCCCTCGTTTGCGcctcagccccccccccaccccacccccccccccccggtgcgGCCGCCGCTGCCCCCCGAGGACATGGGCCTGCAGCAGGGCAGGGCCGGGCGGGGACTCGGCCCCCAGGTGCCGCCTCGACGCCCCGGCCTCTGTTCTCACTGAGAGAGCGGGATCTGCCGAGGAGAGACGGCCCAGGGCCGCCCCGCACGCAAGCCCGCACCCCCTGCGCCGAGCCGGGCGCACTCCCGGCCAGCAGCCCGGCCCCTCCATACCTGAAACTTCTTACTGCCTGTGAGGCGCGAGAGCTCCCGGAACTCCAGCTGAATGCTCGTGACCTCGGCCACCGTGCTGTCCGAGGTCCAGCGGGGCGGGTGGGCGGCCCCGGTGCCGATGTTCACATCGGAGTAGGGGATCTTGGAGGGCGTCTGGAACGCAGGCATGAGCCGATTCCCAAAATCCTCCTGATACACAGCACAGCGAGGAATCAAGGCTCCCTGCCGCACCGCGGCCTCGCCTCCGTTCCACGGCGCCAGCCCGTCCCCCAGCTCCGTCCAGTCACGCGGACACGGGACTTTGCTGGCTTCCCGTGGCCTCGACACTCCACGGCAGCCAAACCGAGCTGGCCTCGAGGATTTCCGGGAGTTTCCCTGCAAGTCGCGGTGCCCACAGGCTGCACGACGCCCGCTCACGTGCACGCGCGGAAACCGGGCTCCACGGGACGGGAACACGGAGAACCGGGAAccgacaggcccctcccctcccccctcccctcccctccccgagTCCCGGGAGCCCAGCGACAAACGCTCGCACGCTCACGCTCGGGACTGCTCTCCCCGCACGCGTGAGTCCCCCCGGCGCCGGGACACTCACGGCCTTCTTCAGGAAGAGGTCGTCCCCAGACAGGTGGTAGGCGCTCAGAAGCCCGCCCAGGATGCGGATCGTGCTCTCAAACAGGTTGACGTCCACGTCTTTCTGAAAACGCAGCTTCTTAGACACCCACTTCCTGGCCTCTTCAAACTCTGTGACACGGAAGAGCGTGGGGAGGGGAGCGGGTCAGTGGTCCTAGCGCGCCCCCGTGACCTCTCGCTCGGGGGGCCCCCTGCATTCTCGTGTCGCTCTTTCTCCCGCAGGCTCCCCACGTCGTGTCCTGCGGCCAGGGAAGGAGCCCTCGCGTCCTCACGCGCACAGAGAAAAGGGAGCTGGCGTGCGCTCGAGAGCACAGGCGGCCGACGGTGCAACGCCGCGCTACAAAGGGCCGCGTGAGTGATTTAGGGGGAAAACGGACTTTATCGATGCAGAAACAACCAAAGACCCGCGATCTCCAAGCCACCCGACCTGCGAGGCGTAAGGAGGCCGTGAGGGCGAGACCCGGGGCGCTGACAGCCTACTGGATCCCGTGCCACCTCCCGCCACAGAGCCCCTTCCGGCTGCAACAGAGGATCTGGCTGGAACCGCCCCTGGACGCCGCGGCCCACGTCCGCAGCGGGTGTCCTGAGCGTCCCCCGGGCGCCCGACGTCAAGCGGCAAAGCTCCTGCCCACGCCCAGCACGTCCGCCGCCGTCACCCACGCGAAGGGAGAGCGTGACAGCGTTTGCCCCCTCCTGCTCAGCGTCCGCTCGCCCTGGAGTCACCCGAGGAGAACTTGGCCGCGTGCTACGGAACGAGCAGATACCTTTTCTCAGACCTAAAATCCACATGGTGTCCAGGGCGTCAATCAGCGTCAGGCCCAGGCCAAACCACTCGCTGAAGGACCTGGACACGGGTTTCAGCTCGTCGTGGCCCCAGGCGAACTTGCGGTATCCGGCCCACGCGTGGCGGAAGGCATCGATCACGGCCCTCTGACGCTCGTTCGGGGAAGCTGGAAGGAAGACAGCAGGTCACCGGGACCGGCCCCGGTCAGGGTTCACACGGGGCCCCTCTGCAGCCCCAAGCTGAATGGGGCACGGTGAGGGGGGGCCCTGTCCAGGGCTGTGGGGCCGCAGTCGATGGTGCCGAAGGTCGGGTCCTCACGGCTGGACACGTCTGCCAAGGTGGCGAGGCCTCCGGGGCCCGCAAGGACAGCACGGTCTCTGGTCCGCCCGGCCCGGGCCCGTCCGCCTCCACCAGGGCCCGGCGGGCACGACCCCCTGGGGCTCAGGGACCACGCGAGAGGACCCGATGGCCACACCGTGCCCTTTGGCTTCGGGAGTGTCGAGCGTGCCGGCTGCTGCCGACCCGGACGGGAGCGCCTCATCTTCCAGGCGTCCCCGCCGCACCTCCTCACCCCGGGCgttttcaaagaggaaataacGTGGAGCAGACGCACCCGAGGCCCCGTGCAGCCCTTCCGGGGTGCCCTCGTGACCGACGCGGGGCAGAGGTCTCTGCTCTCCACACCTGGGAGGACGGGGCACGAGTTACAGGGTCACCGCGCAGACAGAACCGTGCGCGTCCGGGGCTGCACCGCACGTGTTCTCTCGGGGTCGCCTGAGGCCCACCCGTGTGGATACCCGCGGCTCTGACACGTGTCCTCCAAGCCGCACGATCACTCTGTCTCCCCCACGTGCCCAGGGCCGCGCGTCCCGGCTCCGGGCTCCCTCGTCCCCCTCCCTTCGGAGGCAACAGCAGCTGGGACCAGAGGGCCACAGCCCGGGCCCCGAGTCGGGTGAGCTTGCGCGAGCCCCGCTCCACCAGGCACGTGGCCTTGGCCGTGACAGGCCTAACCTCAGTTCTCCGATCTGTGGAATGGGGATACGACTGGCGGGTGACCTCAGAGGGCACCGCGAGATCCGAAGCAGACAGGCTGCATGGGGCTTACAGAGCACCCATGCCCAGAAGGCCCTCCAGTACGGGTGCCACCACGTGAGACCCCGCAGACCTGCCGGGAGACCCCGTCCGGCCTGGGTGCCGGTGCACAGGGGTCGGCTGTGTCCCCACATtccccaggcgccccgccccccacgcCCCGTGGCACAGACCCAGGCGGGGAAACTGAGAAACGAGCATCCTGCCCACACGGGCGGCCCGTGGCTGCAGCGACGGGCCACCAAGGAGCCCGGTGTCACCTCCAAGGCTCTCTGGGCGTCCGTACACCCTCTCCGTCAGAACGTCCAGGTGAGGCCCGACAGGGTGCAGGGGGGGCCTTACCTGCTTGGTTCTGAATCCTGGGGGCCTGCGAGGAAGGCTTGGGGGGGGCCTCTGCCTTTCTCGAAGGAAGTTCGGTGCCGGGCTGCGGCTCAATCACCGCTCCCCTCCAGCTtcggggagagaaggaagagcaatCAGCCAGCTTGAGGGCGGAGATGCAAACGCCCCAAGGTCCCCCCCACCCGGCGGGCCTCCCTGCCGCCCTCCACTCCAGGCAGGACAAGCAGGAGAAGGCAGGGCCCGCTCCCACCAGGGTCCCGCTCTGGATCCTGCCTGCTTTGAAAGCAAGATGTACTTTAGACGTTGTGCTCATTCTCCTCCTTTTTGGTTTTCAGAAACGTCAGATACGCGGGCCTCAACGTTTCTGCACGTCCAGCCTCCACTGACGCTCCTCGTACCTCACCACTGTTCTCTGTGTGTTTTCTTCCTGACGAGCGTCGCCCACCGCCTCGTCCCTCCGCTGGGTGTCGTCCTGCCTCCGGTCCTCGGAGTCTTTACCGGGGGCTCGAATCTGCAGGTTGGGTGGTCGCCGTCGGAAATGCCTTTTAGGCTTCTAGATAAAAATAAGAGTCACCCGCGAAAACACTTCAATTGCCTGTGGGctgctcttccttttcccctGAGACGCTCCCCCTATCAGACCCAACCCCGCAGACTGTGTGAACTGGCTAGCAGCACACGGCCCCAGAGGAAATTCCTTTCGTGTTTCATCACAACACGCAGATTTGGCCAGAAGATCCTGACTCGCCATCTCCTGGCCCCGGCCGACCGGGATGGAGACTGTTCCAACGGGCTGGCGTGGCCCTGGATGGCGGGTTAAACTCCTGGTCCGGGATGCTTCCAGGCTGTCACAGACCCTAAAGGTAGCAAGAGAGGTTCAGGACACGTCCCCGTGGATGGAGCCGGAGAGAACACTGTTGCAGGCCTGGGCCCTGGGTTCCTGCACTTCATCCTCGAACGCTGTGGCGAGGGACGGGCGCCGGGTCCAGGGACAGAGGGTAGGGGCCCGGGAGCAGCCAGTCCTCAACagagggagggcggggggagggcctCCTCCAGAGGACAGGAAGGAGGCCCCCTTGGGAATCGGAAAAAACCTCTGCTTCTCAGTAGCCACAGAACCTGGGAAGATGTTCTCGTCGTAAAGACACCAGTGACGGCGAGCTGGGACCCCTGTGGCCAGGAGAACGGGGTCTGGCCGAAACAAAGCACCGAGGGGAGACCGTGCTGGAGTCCGAGCAAGAGAGAAAGTGCAAGTGGCCTCCACAGGGGGCTTCCAGTCCAGAGGCCTGGACCAGGGGAGACGTGCATATTGACCCCTTAGCGCCCAGGCCCCTGCTGGACACCAGAGACTGGATCACGGACCTCCCGAAACACCTCTGGAAACGTTTCAACAGGGAAacatgcctggctggctctgcttTCCTTACATTTACGGGAGAGTCCGTGTGCAAAGGAGTggccaaaagaaggaaaagagacgCCTGTTGGCTCTATGAGGGAGAGGACCCGCTTTTTCACCCACAGCCCCTGAATGAGACAGTCTGGAGAGTGGCCTCCTGCTGCTCGCCAGGGCAGCCCCGTAGGGCCCGGCCTGGACCGATCCCGGCCCCCTGCCCCGTCCAGACCCGCTGAAGCTTCGACTCCCTGAGCAAGCCCAGCCCCCCTTCCCTTGGGCACTTTCATTCAACTCAAGCTGGGCTCTCCCGACTCTACCCAGAACCAAACGGATTCTCAGCCTCAGGCTGCAATTCAGTGTCCCACCCTCACAGAGGCTTCCCTGAGAAGCCGGCGGACCGGCTCTTATCCCTCCCGGCAGCCACCGCTCTTCTCCTCGCAGGATGTCCGCCACGGCCCACCTGCCTGCTCCCGCCAGCCCGCAGCTCCTCGAGACAGGGGTCGGGTCTGTTTTGCTCACCAGCTAACCCAGGATCTGGCACGCTAGCAGGTGTTCAAGGAGAACGAAGGAAAGAGTATTCCTCTTTCCTGCCCCAAGCGTCATCCTACCGGCCCAGCACAAGGAGCGTGCGAGGCTCCAGCATCACACAGATGGTGAGACAAAGAATTCTTCCCCGTCTGCTTGAAACACCACACACTGTTTTGAAACGCCCGTGTGTCGGACCCGGGCGACGACCCCACGTGTAGTTGATCCAAAGTACCTGAGGTAAAACCCCTGGGAAGTTTTCTGGATTAGCATCTGCTTTCTGAGGAGCTGGCAACACGGGCGGATCCGCAGGTCGCACCTTCCGCTCTTCTGCTGACCGGCCGTTCACAGCTAAACAAGAGAACGGGTTTGATCCCCAACAGGCCACACAGCCTGGAGGAGACTCAAAGCCTGTCACGGAGCACGTCCAGGCAGGCGTGATTCCTTATGAAAGGACACCAGTGACCAGAGGAGCTCACTGAGATGAATCCAAGGACGGCCAGAGGGAATCAAACCTTTTTCAAAGCCCTTGGCAGTTCTGATCCTTAACCCTAACCCACACCCCGCAAATACGTGGCCTTAACCTCTTCCCTTCCAGGGACTACGAAGGGTTGCAAGCGGGCCACTGGCTTGAGCCCCCTGCAGCGGCTCCTCAGCCTTCCTGCTGAGCGCCAGCCAGGACCCTAACGGGGAAATTCACCAGGATTCTCTACATGCTCGCCAGAACTCTGCCCGGGCCTTTCCACACACACGGGAACACGTGTGAGGAAGTTCACGGCGCGTGTCTGGACCGAGCTTGCGACCTCAGGACCTCCACTTCTCTGCGAGGCAGAGGGGATGGAGATGCCGGGACTGAACAGCACACGCTAAGGAAGCAGTCCCACAAGGGGAAACTCACAACCGTGTCGTGGCCCCGTGGATAAAATCGCTCTACCCGCTGACCCTTCAGGTGGACTGCGAGACCCTCCTGCCGGGTCGGCCCTCAGTGACACACACAGATCACGTTAAGGCACACGTGTAGCTGATACCTCTCCACTGGTCAGCCACGCCGATGTAGGACACGAGTCCACAGAGCATCAGGAACGTGAGCAAGAAGAGGATCACGTTCCGCTGTAATCTCGACAGCTGCTTCCatttctggggggggggcggagaatGAGGCTTTTGACTGAAAGCGACACAACTGGGAACCTCTCGAGCCGCTGCCAGTTCAGAAAGGACGGCCAGGAACTCCCCAGGCCCGGTTTCGGCACCGGGGGAGGTGCCCTCTCGCCAGGGACCGGCGAGCCGCCGCACGGGCAGCGCAGAGATGCCCGCAGCCCGCGCGCGCCGGCTCCCATCGCCGGCGGGACCTCGCTCCTGCCCAGACGTGGGGCGCGGACGCCCCGCAGCCCGAGACCGCTGGGAACACTGCAGAGCGGGCACAGGCTGGGCTCCGGCCTCGCCGCCCCGACGGACAGCTCTCAGCGCGGGGAGCCGcgcgccgcccccaccccgcggAGCTCGGGCCCCAAAGACCGCTGCAGGCCGGCTCCATCGCCCCTGGGCCCGGGACCCCGGACCCCGCGACCCCGGGACCCCGGGCTGGACCCTCACCCTCCAGCACGAGCGCCGCCGCCAGCTTTTGCTGCCGTCGTAGCTCCGGCCGAGGCTCAGCGTCACCGAGATGAAGTCCCGATGCGGCGCCGGCGGCGGCGTCGGATACATGACAGCGGCGGAGGCGGCCCGGGCGGCCCCGCCCACTGGCGGCGTCAGGAGGCCGGGCTCTGAGAGGGGCCGGGGCCTTCGCTGGTCCGACACCCGCGGGCAGCCATCGCAGCGCCGTCAACACCCCGCCCATCGCGTGCGCGGCCAATGCGCCTGCGCCGCGCCTTCCTAACCCCCACTGCGCCTGCGCCTGCCCTCGCGGTCCCTGCGCGCGTGTTTACGACCCACTGCGCCGGCGCACGGCCGCACCGTGACCTCACGCCCTCAGCGCTTGCCCGCCCGCGCCTGCGCACAGGTGTCCCGCCGGCGCGCAGCCGTGGCCTGGGCTCGGCGGGGTCTTCCGGGGACCGGCCGGCGCTCCGCGCCCCCTGGGCGCCCCGGGGCTCAATTCCCCGGCCCGGCGGAGTCCCCGGCCCAGGCAGCAGGCGGAGTCGGGGCAGGCAGGGCGACGGCCTTCCGGCTCCATCCTCGGGGCCCGGTGGCCCTCGGGGCGCGCTGACGACCGCTGCGGCGAGCTGTGCGCGCGGTTCCCTTCCGCCGAGGCGCGGAAGGGCGGCGCAGGCCCGTAGCGCCGAGGGTCTGCCCGGCTCCGGGCCCTGCCCGGTGCTTGCCGCCTCCGCACCTCGAACTCGGCCCCTGCGCGGCGCTCTGCGGGCCAGGCTCCGTGGGTGAGCCCGCCGCCCCGCAGTCCCGGCGGCAGCCTTTCTGCGTGTGCGTCCTGCTCAGCACCTGGGCTAGTCTGAGCCTGCCCCAGAGAGAGCCTCGTGCTCTCCCGTCCCCGTCCCTTCTAGAGACCACCTCCGCAGGTGTCTCCCCACACCCAACTCCGCTGGTGGCGCCAGCCGTGCCCGAATGCCTCCTTCCCTGCACGTCCCGTTAGCAGGCAGACGGTGGGATCTGGAGGGTGTCACCAGGCTCCCAAGCTGAGAGTGCAGGAGCCCTCCCCTGGAGCGCTGGCTCGGGGGGCAGGTTCTGGGCCCAGCCCCGGGTGTCTGACCCACTGGGTTGTCTCAGGCCGCTCTGAGACCCTGGCGAAGAGCTGGGCGGGAGCACGAGGGGATTCCCCGGCAGCCCAGAGCCGGAGCGGCTCGGGGTGTGGACTCCTGTTCCCTTGCAGGGACAGAGCCGGGAACACCAGGTTGTCGTTCCCACGACGTGTGCTGGTCAGAAACTGCACTCGCCAGGCCAGGGGTCAATCACGGCATCTTGAGTTTATTGGAAATccgccctcctccccacccccgctgtcATTCTGTGGGAAATCAAAGAGTTTGTGGCAGTCTTTCAAAAGCCAGGGGTGTCGTGATCGCTGGTCTGGGGTTAGAGGCTCTAAAGGTAGCCTGAGGGACAGACAGCGTTGTGGGGAGGGGCCCATGCTGCCTCGAGTGCCCGGTAGGCACAGGAACGCACACCTGTGAGAAAGCACTTCAGAGCCCTCCCGGCGTTCCTGGTTTGGTGGCGCCCCACGATCTTGTAAGCTGCCAGTCCCTCGGGACACGGTGAAGGGCCCCGGGGACCTCTCTGTGCTATGTTTGAAACTCGATGTAAAGGTGTAATTACTTTCAAATAAACCGTGCCCTTCAAAGCAAGCTGCTTCGTAGTCTTTCCCGCCTAGTGTAGAAAAGAGGTTGCAGGGTTGCTCAGCTGTGGGCAGGACCCCGGACCCGGACCTCCACCTTGGCCGACCCTCCTCTGTCCCGGGCCCTCTGCTTGCCTGTGGAGCAGCTGGGAGAAGGGTCCTAAGGCACACGGTTCAACTCTGAGGTTTGCAAAGGGCGGGCAGAACCTGGGTGGGAGCGAAGTCTTCCTCTGGGCTTTGGGCgtggccctgcccctgccctcttgCCCAGGTCTACTGCCCCCTGCAAGCTGCTGGGGGAATCAGCTGCATGTGAACCCGCTGTCCAGGGAACGTGCTCCCCCTGGGGAGAGCACAGCTTGCACGGGGGTGTGCGCTGccatggagggggtgggggcagggggccaggTTTGGCAGCAGGCTGCAATTCATGCCGCTGTCCACGTCAGTGGGGAGGTTGGCGCCCCTGTGTTGCTTTCCGGAGGGGAAAGAAGGCACGGGGGCCCGGAGCAGCAAGGCCAGGCAGGGGCTCAGGGCCTGGGCCTGCGGGTTTCCCCCAGCCTCTGTCAGGGTGCGGGGGTGCAGTGCAGGGCTGGTGGACCCATAGGTGGGGCTGTGGCTCCAGAGAGCATGGGAGGACGTGAGCACCGAGACCCGTCGGAAGCTGCTGGCAAGCTGGTCGAGGGCTGGAGCTCCCTGGCTGGTTATATTTCAGCTTGAACCACCATGGGAGGCCACTGGCGTTGGTCCTGCTGGTTCTTGGCGGAAGCACGTACAATTCAGCAGCCCGAACCAACCGTAGACGGGGCCGAGCAGCAGGGGCGTCCGAGGGAAATTGAGAGGATCCAGCTTTAGGTGTGCAGGCTGCGTGtgggttggtggtggtgggaagtTGGGGGGCTGGGCTGCGaaccctcccccagcctcaccgCAGGTAGGGTTCAGCTGCTAGAGGGAGGGAGGCGGCGGCGCCTCAGACGCGGAGCCCTGTGAGGCAGAGACGCCGCCCCCTCCCTCTCGTTGCCTCTTCCGTGCCTCTGCAGGAAAACTCGAGCG includes:
- the LOC118518241 gene encoding endoplasmic reticulum mannosyl-oligosaccharide 1,2-alpha-mannosidase-like; amino-acid sequence: MYPTPPPAPHRDFISVTLSLGRSYDGSKSWRRRSCWRKWKQLSRLQRNVILFLLTFLMLCGLVSYIGVADQWRAVNGRSAEERKVRPADPPVLPAPQKADANPENFPGVLPQKPKRHFRRRPPNLQIRAPGKDSEDRRQDDTQRRDEAVGDARQEENTQRTVVSWRGAVIEPQPGTELPSRKAEAPPKPSSQAPRIQNQAASPNERQRAVIDAFRHAWAGYRKFAWGHDELKPVSRSFSEWFGLGLTLIDALDTMWILGLRKEFEEARKWVSKKLRFQKDVDVNLFESTIRILGGLLSAYHLSGDDLFLKKAEDFGNRLMPAFQTPSKIPYSDVNIGTGAAHPPRWTSDSTVAEVTSIQLEFRELSRLTGSKKFQEAAEEVTRRVHSLSGKKDGLVPMFINTHSGLFTHMGVFTLGARADSYYEYLLKQWIQGGKKETQLVEDYLEAVEGIKRHLLRRSEPRKLTFVGELAHGRFSAKMDHLVCFLPGTLALGAHHGLPADHMELARALMDTCYQMNRQMETGLSPEIVHFNLYPQGDQKDVQVKPADRHNLLRPETVESLFYLYRLTGDPKYQDWGWQILRSFNTYTRVPSGGYSSISNVQDPLNPQPRDKMESFFLGETLKYLYLLFSDDPDLLSLDAYVFNTEAHPLPIWGPPRGA